One Candidatus Latescibacter sp. genomic region harbors:
- a CDS encoding tetratricopeptide repeat protein — protein MTELVKVYTSQPMIVLAGVLALLLAILMLLMIRQFLKNRKLKTERDETDLAAVELVEDVLKDVPTILDTHSMPVFQGNSEKAAKIISLLHERNLISPGLFLKLAVIEYLEGYISKALRHAENALELGEKAKNQAVRAIALGNMGIMYYEKGDLDRALKNLLDALAVCRENGLKEYEAGNLRHLGQVHKRRNDSEMGLDFAMKYFTEALELDRLTANRAGEAQDLVQIGLIFLDSGNMDAALTYFNDALVIHRETENSPGEAQDLGNIGLIHQIKGDLDAALRCLKKALEIHESIGSRRGESQSLGNIGLIYQTRGELDLALEYHTDALEIDRELGDRRGEGQDLGSIGIIHYKKGDLPEALTHLRQALAIFEETGVMPDKEAVESTISEIEAKM, from the coding sequence ATGACGGAACTGGTAAAAGTGTATACTTCTCAGCCGATGATCGTTCTTGCCGGCGTTCTTGCTTTACTCCTCGCAATTCTCATGTTGTTGATGATCCGGCAGTTTTTGAAGAACAGAAAGCTGAAAACCGAACGGGATGAAACCGACCTTGCAGCGGTGGAGCTTGTGGAGGATGTGCTGAAGGATGTTCCGACCATCCTCGATACCCATTCCATGCCCGTATTTCAAGGCAACAGCGAAAAAGCGGCGAAAATCATCTCTCTTCTCCACGAGCGTAATCTCATAAGCCCCGGCCTTTTCCTGAAACTTGCGGTCATCGAATACCTGGAGGGATACATTTCCAAGGCCCTCCGTCATGCTGAAAACGCTCTCGAATTGGGAGAAAAAGCGAAGAATCAGGCAGTTCGGGCCATCGCTCTCGGCAACATGGGGATAATGTACTATGAAAAAGGGGACCTGGACAGAGCGCTGAAGAATCTTTTGGATGCGCTTGCAGTTTGCCGTGAAAACGGCCTCAAAGAGTATGAAGCCGGCAATCTTCGCCATCTCGGCCAGGTCCACAAACGTCGGAACGATTCGGAGATGGGACTGGATTTCGCAATGAAATATTTCACCGAAGCCCTGGAACTCGACCGGCTGACTGCAAACCGTGCAGGTGAAGCTCAGGACCTGGTACAGATCGGACTCATCTTTCTTGACAGCGGGAACATGGACGCTGCACTTACCTACTTTAACGATGCACTCGTTATTCACCGTGAAACCGAAAACAGTCCCGGTGAAGCACAGGATTTGGGAAATATCGGGCTTATCCATCAGATCAAAGGCGACCTGGACGCCGCGCTCCGCTGCTTGAAAAAAGCCCTGGAAATCCATGAATCGATCGGTTCGAGACGGGGTGAGTCACAGTCGCTGGGCAATATCGGGCTCATCTACCAGACCAGGGGAGAGCTGGATCTGGCTCTGGAATACCATACCGACGCCCTGGAAATCGACCGTGAGCTCGGAGACCGCAGGGGAGAGGGCCAGGACCTGGGAAGTATCGGAATCATCCACTATAAAAAGGGAGACCTCCCGGAAGCGCTCACCCATCTCCGTCAAGCCCTCGCTATTTTTGAAGAGACCGGTGTCATGCCGGATAAAGAAGCTGTGGAGAGCACCATCAGCGAGATAGAAGCAAAGATGTAA
- a CDS encoding flavin reductase family protein, with translation MAKIYTEHDRRLPRTPEEPFLTPGYIPTSAAMISVADPDSGIPNIMPLIGWGFLNRLPLLLGMAICVEDYNNDYFPRGTGDLMRKTMDFALNIPTEAQREIVTETGRLSRHKDPKVDKFKALGLTAGPGRRIKSPYIVECPINYECVVRAIINQGSHDLFLGEVVGCFTDGEVIECKTEQGNDYITMKRADGSILTLGWNTLMKEIK, from the coding sequence ATGGCCAAGATTTACACCGAACATGACAGAAGGCTTCCCCGTACCCCGGAAGAACCGTTTTTGACACCCGGATACATTCCCACCTCTGCAGCCATGATCAGCGTCGCCGACCCCGACAGCGGGATACCGAACATCATGCCCCTGATCGGATGGGGATTCCTGAACCGTCTGCCCCTTCTCTTGGGGATGGCGATCTGTGTGGAAGATTACAACAATGACTATTTTCCCCGCGGCACCGGCGATCTCATGCGGAAAACCATGGATTTTGCGCTGAATATCCCTACCGAGGCGCAGCGTGAGATTGTAACCGAAACCGGCCGCCTCTCCCGGCACAAAGACCCAAAAGTTGACAAGTTCAAGGCGCTCGGCCTGACAGCGGGCCCGGGACGGAGAATCAAATCCCCGTACATTGTGGAATGCCCGATCAATTACGAATGTGTGGTGAGGGCCATCATCAATCAGGGATCGCATGACCTCTTTTTGGGAGAAGTGGTCGGATGCTTCACCGATGGCGAGGTGATCGAATGCAAAACCGAGCAGGGGAACGATTACATCACCATGAAACGTGCGGACGGATCCATTCTTACCCTGGGCTGGAATACCCTGATGAAGGAGATAAAATAG
- a CDS encoding nitrous oxide-stimulated promoter family protein, with translation MISTGKEEKNSKLYQHEILNRFIRVYCSAHHGTKEDELCEECADLSNYAKERLSRCPYDPKPACKKCRTHCYKPAYRAKIREVMRFSGLYFIKRGRLDMFIKYFL, from the coding sequence ATGATTTCAACAGGAAAAGAAGAAAAAAATTCAAAACTTTATCAGCATGAAATTCTGAACCGCTTTATCAGGGTGTACTGCTCAGCTCATCATGGGACAAAAGAAGACGAATTGTGTGAGGAATGCGCCGACCTCTCCAATTATGCGAAAGAACGCCTCTCCCGGTGTCCGTATGACCCCAAGCCTGCCTGCAAGAAATGCCGTACTCACTGCTATAAGCCCGCCTACCGGGCGAAAATCCGCGAGGTGATGCGGTTTTCCGGCCTGTATTTCATCAAACGGGGAAGGCTGGATATGTTCATAAAGTATTTCTTATAA